A single region of the Leishmania panamensis strain MHOM/PA/94/PSC-1 chromosome 21 sequence genome encodes:
- a CDS encoding metallo-beta-lactamase family-like protein (TriTrypDB/GeneDB-style sysID: LpmP.21.0700), translating into MHAGTGAEVAMPVIATLSSRVVRIMGLNPGYMTLQGSNTYLVGTGQERLLIDSGEGVEGYGDLLQKAVVQESTRLGRPVLISKLLLTHWHGDHIGGVETVRRIFPQVQLLKQPSQYVPTRVDALCQVPPEVVKVEGATLQLVHTPGHTDDHLCAFLQEEGALFTSDTVLGTGTSVFSSFKDYMNSLHVLKRIKPKRLYPAHGPVVEDGTARIEEIIQHRNMREEQILQVLCERTHESSAPDHDKGLSIRELVDTIYTTTPDALRTAAGINVFHHLKKLLSEGRVMVRYVPEDLVYFLKDVTDYTAFGEGADDSVKVMERILTELRVATAGVSS; encoded by the coding sequence ATGCACGCTGGGACTGGCGCCGAGGTCGCCATGCCGGTCATCGCGACGCTGTCGAGCCGTGTCGTGCGCATCATGGGGCTCAACCCGGGCTACATGACGCTGCAAGGAAGCAACACGTACCTCGTCGGCACTGGacaggagcggctgctgatCGACTCCGGTGAAGGTGTGGAGGGCTACGGGGACCTTTTGCAAAAGGCGGTCGTCCAGGAATCGACTCGACTCGGCAGACCAGTTCTCATTTcaaagctgctgctcactcACTGGCACGGGGACCACATCGGTGGAGTGGAAACGGTGCGTCGCATCTTCCCACAAGTGCAGCTACTGAAGCAGCCATCGCAGTACGTCCCCACCAGGGTGGATGCCTTGTGCCAAGTCCCACCCGAGGTTGTCAAGGTGGAAGGCGCCACCCTACAGCTGGTTCACACGCCCGGACACACCGATGACCATCTGTGCGCATTTttgcaggaggagggcgcgCTTTTTACGAGTGACACTGTCCTGGGCACCGGGACGTCTGTGTTTTCCAGCTTCAAGGACTACATGAACTCCTTGCACGTGCTCAAGAGGATAAAGCCAAAGCGACTCTACCCGGCGCATGGCCCTGTCGTCGAGGACGGCACCGCGCGGATCGAGGAGATTATCCAGCACCGAAACATGCGTGAGGAGCAGATTCTTCAGGTGTTGTGCGAGCGCACCCACGAGTCCTCTGCTCCGGATCACGACAAGGGCCTCAGTATTCGAGAATTGGTCGATACCATCTACACTACCACTCCTGATGCGCTGAGGACTGCCGCTGGCATAAACGTCTTCCATCACCTGAAGAAGCTGCTGAGCGAAGGAAGGGTGATGGTGCGATACGTGCCTGAGGATCTCGTCTACTTCTTGAAGGATGTCACGGACTACACAGCCTTCGGAGAAGGGGCAGATGACAGTGTGAAGGTGATGGAGCGCATCTTGACAGAGCTCCGCGTAGCAACTGCAGGGGTTTCTTCCTGA
- a CDS encoding nucleotide-binding protein, putative (TriTrypDB/GeneDB-style sysID: LpmP.21.0690) — MIVSGKGGVGKSTMTKELAFALGARGLSVGLVDMDICGPSLPRLTGVRGEDAHQSAGGIEPVLVDENVVMMSMHYLLSDKNEAVLFRGPRKNGVIKMFLKDVMWGDLDVLLIDTPPGTSDEHITISSLLQQTTNGIDGTVLITTPQRVAEADVRREFNFCQKAKLPILGLVENMSGFVCPGCHKESEIFPKEEGKMGKKEGAGARLSREFGVPLWGAVPLDPLLMKACEEGISFSEYVEKSEMTSSTTLDVLFTVADQLIASLGIQME; from the coding sequence ATGATTGTCAGCGGGAAGGGTGGCGTGGGGAAGAGCACCATGACGAAGGAGTTGGCGTTCGCACTCGGAGCACGCGGATTGTCGGTTGGGCTGGTTGACATGGACATCTGCGGGCCGTCGCTCCCTCGTCTGACTGGTGTGCGCGGCGAGGATGCGCATCAGAGCGCTGGCGGTATCGAGCCCGTCCTGGTGGATGAGAACGTGGTCATGATGTCGATGCACTACCTGTTGTCGGACAAGAACGAGGCGGTACTGTTCCGTGGACCTCGCAAGAACGGCGTCATCAAGATGTTCCTTAAAGACGTGATGTGGGGAGATCTGGATGTCTTACTGATTGACACCCCACCTGGTACGTCCGATGAGCACATTACCATCAgctcgctgttgcagcagaCGACGAACGGCATAGACGGTACCGTGCTCATCACGACTCCGCAGCGCGTCGCGGAGGCGGACGTGCGTCGCGAGTTCAACTTCTGCCAGAAGGCGAAGTTGCCCATCCTCGGCCTTGTGGAGAACATGAGCGGCTTTGTGTGCCCGGGGTGCCACAAGGAGTCGGAGATTTTCccaaaggaggagggcaagatgggaaagaaagagggcgcCGGTGCTCGACTCAGCCGCGAGTTTGGGGTTCCCCTCTGGGGGGCAGTGCCGCTGGACCCTCTGCTCATGAAGGCATGTGAAGAAGGCATCTCCTTCTCCGAGTACGtcgagaagagcgagatGACGAGTAGCACCACGCTCGACGTTCTCTTTACCGTAGCTGACCAGCTGATCGCCTCTCTAGGAATTCAGATGGAGTGA